A genomic window from Silene latifolia isolate original U9 population chromosome 11, ASM4854445v1, whole genome shotgun sequence includes:
- the LOC141614027 gene encoding uncharacterized protein LOC141614027, translating to MKIASWNIRGGNDPLKQQEVLDFLISHRVDIFGVLETRVKEKNAHKIARTIFKDYKVVSNYKEHYNGRIWLISKPSSVTVTPLLYNSQFIHYEALHHATGHKFHVTMIYASNNARERDILWSHLINIKNTVKEWLLLGDFNVVRTADEHVSKTPAHLADILDFNSCLLQCEVDDVYGTGSELTWNNKQEDEGRVWSKLDRALANSSWCTTFPATSANFLAPGISDHSPILVTVFEDQHVHARFSFLNCWIEFFFFWCNVSILYIKN from the coding sequence ATGAAGATTGCCTCATGGAATATCAGAGGGGGGAATGACCCTCTCAAGCAGCAGGAAGTCCTGGATTTCCTGATATCCCATAGAGTTGATATTTTTGGAGTTCTTGAAACtagagtaaaagaaaagaatgctcaCAAAATTGCTAGGACTATTTTTAAAGACTACAAAGTGGTTAGTAACTATAAAGAGCACTATAATGGCCGAATCTGGCTCATTTCGAAGCCTTCTAGTGTGACTGTCACCCCTTTGCTCTACAACTCTCAATTCATCCACTATGAAGCTTTGCACCATGCCACTGGTCATAAGTTTCATGTGACAATGATCTATGCTAGTAACAATGCCCGAGAACGTGACATTCTATGGTCTCATCTCATTAATATCAAGAATACTGTCAAAGAATGGCTTCTCCTTGGTGATTTTAATGTAGTCAGAACTGCTGATGAACATGTTAGCAAGACTCCTGCTCACCTTGCTGACATCCTTGATTTTAACTCTTGCCTCTTGCAGTGTGAGGTAGATGATGTTTATGGTACTGGTAGTGAGCTTACCTGGAATAATAAGCAGGAGGATGAGGGACGAGTCTGGTCTAAACTAGATAGAGCCTTGGCAAACTCTTCCTGGTGCACCACTTTCCCTGCTACCTCTGCAAATTTCCTAGCTCCTGGTATTTCTGACCACTCTCCAATTCTGGTTACTGTGTTTGAGGATCAACATGTCCATGCACGTTTTAGTTTCCTAAACTGCTGGATtgagttcttttttttttggtgtaatgtgagtatattatatatcAAAAACTAA